A part of Streptomyces sp. NBC_01235 genomic DNA contains:
- a CDS encoding TVP38/TMEM64 family protein, whose amino-acid sequence MLDATTRSGGTATASPRATATELVVPVLAPVPVTTPAAAPVAAAGGLAARCTRVLLSPWSRFALLVALLAAAASSVLLFEPQKLLADGWPPQLGGASAAAVFAVAYGLCTVAFVPRPLLNLAAGALFGTQWGTVASLAGTVLGAGIAFGLGRVLGQDALRPLLRGRLLKAADGQLSRHGMRSMLAARLFPGVPFWAANYCAAVSRMGWLSFLVATALGSIPNTAAYVVAGARASSPTSPAFLIAMVCIALPAVGGAAVAWRKRHHLRRS is encoded by the coding sequence ATGCTCGATGCCACCACCCGCTCTGGGGGCACCGCCACGGCCTCTCCCCGGGCCACCGCCACGGAGCTCGTCGTCCCCGTACTGGCTCCCGTGCCCGTCACCACACCCGCCGCGGCTCCGGTCGCCGCAGCCGGCGGCCTCGCCGCGCGCTGCACCAGAGTGCTCCTCTCGCCCTGGTCCCGTTTCGCGCTGCTGGTCGCGCTGCTCGCGGCGGCCGCGTCGAGCGTGCTGCTCTTCGAGCCGCAGAAGCTCCTCGCGGACGGCTGGCCACCGCAGTTGGGCGGCGCCTCGGCGGCCGCCGTCTTCGCGGTGGCGTACGGCCTGTGCACCGTGGCGTTCGTGCCGAGACCGCTGCTGAACCTGGCGGCGGGCGCGCTGTTCGGCACGCAGTGGGGCACCGTCGCGTCGCTGGCGGGCACGGTGCTGGGAGCCGGGATCGCGTTCGGGCTCGGCCGCGTCCTCGGGCAGGACGCGCTACGACCGCTGCTGCGCGGCCGGCTGCTCAAGGCGGCGGACGGCCAGTTGAGCCGGCACGGCATGCGCTCGATGCTGGCGGCCCGGCTGTTCCCGGGGGTGCCGTTCTGGGCCGCGAACTACTGCGCGGCCGTCTCCCGCATGGGCTGGCTGTCCTTCCTGGTGGCGACGGCGCTGGGCTCGATTCCGAACACCGCCGCGTACGTCGTCGCCGGGGCCCGCGCTTCCTCCCCGACCTCGCCGGCCTTCCTGATCGCCATGGTCTGCATCGCCCTGCCGGCGGTCGGCGGCGCGGCGGTGGCCTGGCGCAAGCGCCACCACCTGCGCCGTTCGTAG
- a CDS encoding transposase, whose protein sequence is MPGCPDTIRWRVRAGAPWRDVPYCHGSWRAVHALFRRWPPCSRAYSREGLDGSSRVGSQPGGMARITARHGGRTRNSTTRRSSP, encoded by the coding sequence TTGCCCGGCTGCCCGGACACGATCAGGTGGCGGGTGCGGGCCGGTGCGCCCTGGCGGGACGTCCCGTACTGCCACGGCTCCTGGCGAGCGGTGCATGCGCTGTTCCGGCGGTGGCCGCCCTGCTCACGGGCCTACTCTCGTGAAGGACTCGACGGCTCCAGCCGAGTCGGGAGCCAGCCCGGGGGAATGGCTCGCATCACGGCACGCCACGGCGGTCGAACTCGCAACTCCACCACCCGGAGGTCTTCGCCATGA
- a CDS encoding DedA family protein, with protein sequence MHVQEWLDSVPAAAVYAVVGLVIGLESLGIPLPGEIILISAALMSSQHGGINPVVLGACATAGAVIGDSIGYAIGRKGGRPLLAWLGAKFPKHFSEGHIATAERSFEKWGMWAVFFGRFIALLRIFAGPLAGVLHMPYWKFLTANVLGGIAWAGGTTAVIYYVGVVAESWLKKFSYLGLVVAALIGLASFLIVKRKAKKAQGASQGAEAETVAAAAE encoded by the coding sequence GTGCACGTGCAGGAATGGCTCGACTCGGTGCCCGCGGCCGCCGTCTACGCCGTGGTCGGCCTCGTCATCGGACTCGAGAGCCTCGGCATTCCCCTGCCCGGCGAGATCATCCTGATCTCGGCCGCGCTGATGTCCTCCCAGCACGGCGGTATCAACCCCGTCGTCCTCGGCGCGTGTGCCACCGCCGGCGCGGTGATCGGCGACTCCATCGGCTACGCCATCGGCCGCAAGGGCGGGCGCCCGCTGCTGGCCTGGCTCGGCGCGAAGTTCCCCAAGCACTTCAGCGAGGGACACATCGCCACGGCCGAGCGGTCCTTCGAGAAGTGGGGCATGTGGGCCGTCTTCTTCGGCCGCTTCATCGCTCTCCTGCGCATCTTCGCCGGCCCGCTCGCGGGCGTCCTGCACATGCCCTACTGGAAGTTCCTCACCGCCAACGTCCTCGGCGGCATCGCCTGGGCCGGCGGCACGACGGCGGTCATCTACTACGTGGGCGTCGTCGCGGAGTCCTGGCTGAAGAAGTTCTCGTACCTGGGGCTCGTGGTGGCGGCGCTGATCGGTCTGGCGTCGTTCCTCATCGTCAAGCGCAAGGCGAAGAAGGCGCAGGGTGCTTCGCAGGGGGCCGAAGCGGAGACCGTGGCGGCAGCAGCCGAGTAG
- a CDS encoding winged helix-turn-helix transcriptional regulator, which translates to MAATKDSKDSKAPRPCSIADTLALIGEKYSLLVLREVCLGNGRFDQLVRNIGAPRDILATRLRRLVDAGILTRRAYSERPQRFEYRPTQAGLELEPVLMTLMAWGDRHLREDGDRPMVIEHACGNELAPVVTCSACGEKVRHEDLSAHPQAPGWTVAGPSAA; encoded by the coding sequence ATGGCCGCCACCAAGGACTCCAAGGACTCCAAAGCCCCGCGCCCCTGCTCGATCGCCGACACCCTCGCTCTCATCGGTGAGAAGTACTCCCTGCTCGTCCTGCGGGAGGTGTGCCTGGGCAACGGCCGCTTCGACCAGCTGGTGCGCAACATCGGCGCCCCGCGCGACATCCTGGCCACCCGGCTGCGCCGTCTCGTCGACGCCGGGATCCTGACCAGGCGCGCCTACAGCGAGCGCCCGCAGCGCTTCGAATACCGGCCCACGCAGGCGGGGCTCGAACTGGAGCCGGTCCTGATGACGCTCATGGCATGGGGCGACCGTCATCTCCGTGAGGATGGCGACCGCCCCATGGTGATCGAGCATGCCTGCGGCAACGAACTGGCGCCGGTGGTCACCTGCTCGGCCTGCGGCGAGAAGGTCCGTCACGAGGACCTGAGCGCCCACCCACAGGCACCGGGGTGGACGGTGGCGGGCCCGTCGGCCGCCTAG
- a CDS encoding RICIN domain-containing protein: MQSPTPPRPPYPPRPGRPPGDSDPQLAARLADADGRARAVALLFARHWRAAHDYATVCLAGTEDTGRLVAAAAFHEVLVRLAGGRAGGALRPQLLVAVRETVREWAGADGVSAVLPELRKTVGGRGLRAARPVTSERRQIAERAFRSLPAASQCLLWHTEVEAEPISVPAGLSGVDDVTAEAVLEQAREQFRAGCVRAHRELAPTSECRFYNRLLDVPLRRGGTLLPDVRAHLAHCRFCRHAAEQLSHFDGGLDVLLAETVLGWGARRYLDSRPGRATSADAPARPVGVRPLAGAGRHRTTSAGLLDLPGRRPKALLVGVGLTSLALVATVFVAKGWSDDNGVPAPRATWGAPAGGTNTPAADGRGVPGGSDDPPPAGSPSAASASRRAESGHGRLRGPDAGLCLDAAGGRTEAGAPIVLAACSSAASQQWSYQDDGLLRSAAAPTLCLTADPGHRTTALAACLVHSGEAFFDLTVRGELLLRRDGELVVARGAGGPMKAVVAERDGSAGQRWVFDTAAATAGAPGPEVRKTTRPPGPGSPGAPDLPAPTGAPSLAPGTAPAPAEPAPAAPEFGTKAVQVDCCGSSADPAGPAAPATLLDTVPAPAGVPGVLGEVVANVTGSLGQ; this comes from the coding sequence GTGCAATCCCCGACCCCCCCACGCCCGCCCTACCCGCCCCGCCCCGGCCGGCCCCCGGGGGATTCCGACCCCCAACTCGCCGCCCGGCTGGCCGACGCCGACGGGCGTGCCCGCGCGGTCGCCCTGCTGTTCGCCCGCCACTGGCGGGCGGCCCACGACTACGCGACCGTCTGCCTGGCCGGCACCGAGGACACGGGGCGGCTCGTGGCCGCCGCCGCGTTCCACGAGGTGCTCGTCCGGCTGGCGGGAGGGCGCGCCGGGGGCGCCCTGCGTCCCCAACTCCTCGTCGCCGTACGGGAGACGGTCCGGGAATGGGCCGGCGCCGACGGGGTTTCCGCCGTTCTGCCGGAACTGCGGAAAACCGTCGGAGGCCGTGGACTGCGTGCGGCGCGGCCGGTGACGTCCGAAAGGCGGCAGATCGCCGAGCGCGCTTTCCGGTCGCTCCCGGCCGCCTCCCAATGCCTGTTGTGGCATACGGAGGTGGAGGCGGAACCCATATCCGTACCAGCCGGTCTGTCGGGCGTGGACGATGTCACCGCTGAGGCCGTCCTGGAACAGGCGCGGGAACAATTCCGGGCGGGCTGTGTACGCGCCCACCGGGAACTCGCGCCGACGAGCGAATGCCGTTTCTACAACCGTCTCCTCGACGTTCCCCTGCGCCGCGGCGGAACCCTGCTGCCCGATGTCCGGGCGCATCTCGCGCACTGCCGCTTCTGCCGGCACGCCGCCGAACAGCTCAGCCATTTCGACGGCGGACTGGACGTGCTGCTCGCCGAGACCGTGCTCGGCTGGGGCGCCCGCCGCTATCTCGACTCACGCCCCGGACGCGCCACCTCGGCCGATGCGCCGGCCCGGCCCGTCGGGGTGCGTCCGCTCGCCGGCGCGGGCCGGCACCGCACCACCTCGGCGGGGCTGCTCGACCTGCCGGGCAGGCGGCCCAAGGCCCTGCTCGTCGGCGTGGGGCTGACCTCCCTCGCGCTGGTCGCGACCGTTTTCGTGGCCAAGGGCTGGTCCGACGACAACGGTGTCCCCGCCCCCCGCGCCACCTGGGGCGCGCCGGCCGGCGGGACCAACACCCCGGCCGCCGACGGGCGAGGCGTCCCGGGCGGCTCCGACGACCCCCCGCCCGCCGGATCTCCGTCGGCCGCCTCCGCCTCCCGGCGCGCAGAGTCCGGTCACGGCAGGCTGCGCGGCCCGGACGCGGGGCTCTGCCTCGACGCCGCCGGCGGCCGGACCGAGGCCGGAGCGCCGATCGTCCTGGCGGCGTGCTCGTCGGCCGCGTCCCAGCAGTGGTCGTACCAGGACGACGGACTGCTGCGCAGCGCCGCCGCCCCGACGCTCTGCCTGACCGCCGACCCCGGCCACCGCACGACCGCCCTGGCCGCGTGCCTGGTCCACTCCGGCGAGGCGTTCTTCGACCTGACCGTCCGCGGCGAACTCCTGCTGCGCCGGGACGGCGAGCTGGTCGTCGCCCGAGGCGCCGGTGGGCCGATGAAGGCCGTCGTCGCCGAGCGCGACGGGTCCGCCGGGCAGCGGTGGGTGTTCGACACGGCCGCCGCGACGGCCGGGGCACCCGGTCCGGAGGTGCGGAAGACGACGCGGCCGCCCGGTCCGGGGAGCCCGGGCGCCCCTGACCTCCCGGCACCGACCGGTGCCCCGTCCCTCGCCCCCGGCACGGCGCCGGCTCCGGCCGAACCCGCCCCGGCCGCGCCGGAGTTCGGGACGAAGGCCGTGCAGGTGGACTGCTGTGGGTCCTCGGCCGACCCGGCCGGACCGGCGGCCCCCGCCACCCTCCTCGACACCGTCCCGGCCCCGGCCGGGGTACCCGGCGTACTCGGCGAGGTCGTCGCGAACGTGACCGGGTCCCTCGGTCAGTGA
- a CDS encoding gamma carbonic anhydrase family protein, with amino-acid sequence MTHKALIVGIGGREPEVDAEAFVAPTASVIGDVTLEAGASVWYGAVVRGDVERITVRRDANVQDNVTLHADPGFPVTIGERVSVGHNAVVHGATVGDDCLIGMGATVLNGAVIGAGSLVAAQALVPQGMEVPPGSLVAGVPAKVKRELTQEERQGVTLNGTLYADLAKAHAEIHE; translated from the coding sequence ATGACGCACAAGGCGCTGATCGTGGGCATCGGCGGCAGGGAACCCGAGGTCGACGCGGAGGCGTTCGTGGCGCCGACGGCGTCGGTGATCGGAGACGTGACGCTGGAGGCGGGCGCGAGCGTCTGGTACGGCGCGGTCGTACGGGGTGACGTCGAGCGGATCACCGTCCGGCGCGACGCCAACGTCCAGGACAACGTGACCCTGCACGCCGACCCCGGGTTCCCCGTCACCATCGGGGAGCGGGTGTCCGTCGGCCACAACGCGGTCGTTCACGGGGCGACGGTCGGGGACGACTGCCTCATCGGCATGGGGGCGACCGTGCTCAACGGGGCCGTGATCGGGGCGGGTTCGCTGGTCGCCGCGCAGGCGCTCGTGCCGCAGGGGATGGAGGTGCCGCCGGGGTCGCTGGTGGCGGGGGTGCCCGCCAAGGTCAAGAGGGAGTTGACGCAGGAGGAGCGGCAGGGTGTGACGCTGAACGGCACGCTGTACGCGGACCTGGCCAAGGCTCACGCGGAGATCCACGAGTAG
- a CDS encoding PmoA family protein, whose amino-acid sequence MTGDLRLVHAHGDRITVTDPATGVELLAYVYRPEAAWEAPRPYIHPLRTLQGDVVTDYRPNDHRWHKGLSLTASHLSGANLWGGNSYVHGEGYLALPERVGSMAHVGFDEVSADGGRVVIAERLTWHPYSGELWADETRRIEVHDVDPDSGSWALTWTSAVTNRRDEPLRFGSPTTAGREMAGYTGLFWRGPRAFRDGRIIGPDGEGPGLMASQSPWLALSGEHDGTDGHATVVFAHAPENDHSGTQGAHPAHWFVRNEPFAGIAPSWAFFEEFELAPGDTLTRRYRVVVADGAWEREEIAKYLEAHPW is encoded by the coding sequence ATGACCGGCGACCTGCGTCTCGTCCACGCCCACGGCGACCGCATCACGGTGACCGACCCGGCCACCGGTGTCGAGCTGCTCGCCTACGTGTACCGGCCCGAGGCGGCCTGGGAGGCGCCGAGGCCGTACATCCACCCGCTGCGGACGCTCCAGGGCGACGTCGTCACCGACTACCGGCCCAACGACCACCGCTGGCACAAGGGGCTGTCGCTGACCGCCTCCCACCTCTCGGGCGCCAACCTGTGGGGCGGCAACTCGTACGTCCACGGCGAGGGATATCTCGCACTTCCCGAGCGGGTCGGGTCGATGGCGCACGTCGGCTTCGACGAGGTCTCCGCCGACGGCGGCCGGGTCGTCATCGCCGAGCGGCTGACCTGGCACCCGTACAGCGGCGAGCTCTGGGCTGACGAGACGCGCCGGATCGAGGTGCACGACGTCGACCCGGACTCCGGTTCCTGGGCACTGACCTGGACCAGCGCCGTCACCAACCGCCGCGATGAGCCGCTCCGCTTCGGCAGCCCGACCACCGCGGGGCGGGAGATGGCCGGCTACACGGGCCTGTTCTGGCGCGGCCCGCGCGCCTTCCGGGACGGCCGGATCATCGGCCCGGACGGCGAGGGCCCCGGGCTGATGGCCTCGCAGAGCCCCTGGCTCGCCCTCTCCGGCGAGCACGACGGCACGGACGGCCACGCCACTGTCGTCTTCGCGCACGCCCCCGAGAACGACCACTCCGGCACCCAGGGTGCCCACCCCGCCCACTGGTTCGTCCGCAACGAGCCCTTCGCGGGCATCGCTCCCTCCTGGGCCTTCTTCGAGGAGTTCGAGCTCGCTCCCGGCGACACGCTCACCCGCCGTTACCGGGTGGTCGTGGCCGACGGTGCCTGGGAGCGGGAGGAGATCGCCAAGTACCTGGAGGCGCACCCGTGGTGA
- the galU gene encoding UTP--glucose-1-phosphate uridylyltransferase GalU, with translation MIRMSAPHSAPRVRKAVVPAAGLGTRFLPATKATPKEMLPVVDKPAIQYVVEEAAAAGLDDVLMVTGRHKRAIEDHFDHAFELEQALAAKGDTVRLDAVRDPARLADIHHIRQGDPLGLGHAVLCARNHVGDQPFAVLLGDDLIDPRETLLSRMLEVRERYAGSVVALMEVPPEQVHLYGCAAVERSGEDGVVRVTGLVEKPAREDAPSRYAVIGRYVLDPAVFDVLERTEPGRGGEIQLTDALQELAAGGTVHGVIFSGRRYDTGDKADYLRTVVRLACDRPDLGPEFVAWLREFVAGLEDGETRRERSAA, from the coding sequence ATGATCCGCATGAGCGCCCCCCACTCCGCACCCCGTGTGCGCAAAGCAGTCGTCCCGGCCGCCGGCCTCGGCACCCGTTTCCTGCCGGCCACCAAGGCGACCCCGAAGGAGATGCTGCCGGTCGTCGACAAGCCGGCCATCCAGTACGTCGTGGAGGAGGCGGCCGCCGCCGGTCTGGACGACGTGCTGATGGTCACCGGCCGGCACAAGCGGGCCATCGAGGACCACTTCGACCACGCCTTCGAACTGGAGCAGGCGCTCGCCGCCAAGGGCGACACCGTGCGACTGGACGCGGTGCGCGACCCGGCCCGGCTCGCCGACATCCACCACATCCGCCAGGGCGACCCGCTCGGCCTCGGCCACGCGGTGCTGTGCGCCCGCAACCACGTGGGCGACCAGCCGTTCGCCGTGCTCCTCGGCGACGACCTCATCGACCCGCGCGAGACCCTGCTCAGCAGGATGCTCGAAGTCCGCGAGCGGTATGCCGGCAGCGTGGTCGCCCTGATGGAGGTCCCGCCGGAGCAGGTCCACCTCTACGGCTGCGCGGCCGTGGAGCGGTCCGGCGAGGACGGAGTCGTGCGGGTCACCGGCCTGGTGGAGAAGCCCGCACGGGAGGACGCGCCGAGCCGGTACGCGGTCATCGGCCGCTACGTCCTCGACCCGGCCGTCTTCGACGTCCTGGAGCGCACCGAGCCGGGCCGCGGCGGCGAGATCCAGCTCACCGACGCGCTCCAGGAGCTCGCCGCGGGCGGCACGGTGCACGGCGTGATCTTCTCCGGCCGCCGCTACGACACCGGCGACAAGGCCGACTACCTGCGCACGGTCGTTCGCCTGGCCTGCGACCGCCCCGACCTGGGACCGGAGTTCGTGGCCTGGCTCAGGGAATTCGTGGCGGGCCTGGAGGACGGCGAAACGCGGCGGGAGCGGTCGGCGGCCTGA
- a CDS encoding thiolase family protein — translation MRDAVIVEAVRTPMGKGRPNGSLAHVHPVELLAHTLRTLVERSGVDPALIDDVIGGTVDQVGEQAMNTTRYALLSAGFPETVPATTVDRQCGSSQQAVHFAAQGVVSGAYDLVVACGVESMSRVPMWSNVPPGKDPFGPGVAARYPEGLVPQGVSAELIAAKWSITREQMDAFALSSHHRADGAWSAGLFDAEVAPLDGVSRDECVRPGSTPEILAGLKPAYYDPAFAERFPQIEWNVTAGNASPVNDGASAVLITSSETAARLGLRPLARLHSFAVTGSDPLLMLTGVIPATEKVLRRAGLRLDDIDLFEVNEAFAAVVLAWRQETGADLAKVNVHGGAIALGHPLGASGTRLTTTLVHAMRERGARYALQTMCEAGGLANAMVLESV, via the coding sequence ATGCGTGACGCAGTCATCGTCGAAGCCGTACGCACCCCCATGGGAAAGGGCAGGCCGAACGGCTCCCTCGCCCACGTCCACCCCGTCGAACTCCTCGCCCACACCCTGCGCACCCTCGTCGAGCGCTCCGGCGTCGACCCCGCGCTGATCGACGACGTCATCGGCGGCACCGTCGACCAGGTCGGCGAGCAGGCCATGAACACCACCCGCTACGCGCTGCTCTCGGCGGGCTTCCCGGAGACGGTCCCCGCGACCACCGTCGACCGGCAGTGCGGCTCCTCCCAGCAGGCCGTGCACTTCGCGGCCCAGGGAGTCGTCTCCGGCGCCTACGACCTCGTCGTCGCCTGCGGTGTCGAGTCGATGAGCCGGGTGCCGATGTGGTCCAACGTGCCGCCCGGCAAGGACCCCTTCGGCCCCGGCGTCGCCGCGCGCTACCCGGAGGGACTGGTCCCGCAGGGCGTCAGCGCCGAGCTCATCGCCGCCAAGTGGTCGATCACACGGGAGCAGATGGACGCCTTCGCGCTGTCCTCGCACCACAGGGCCGACGGGGCCTGGTCGGCAGGCCTCTTCGACGCCGAGGTCGCGCCCCTGGACGGTGTCTCGCGCGACGAGTGCGTACGGCCGGGGAGCACCCCCGAGATCCTCGCCGGCCTCAAGCCCGCCTACTACGACCCGGCCTTCGCCGAGCGCTTCCCGCAGATCGAGTGGAACGTCACGGCGGGCAACGCGAGCCCCGTCAACGACGGCGCGTCGGCCGTGCTGATCACCTCGAGCGAGACCGCCGCCCGGCTCGGCCTGCGCCCGCTCGCCCGGCTGCACAGCTTCGCCGTCACCGGCTCGGATCCGCTGCTGATGCTGACCGGCGTGATCCCGGCGACCGAGAAGGTGCTGCGCCGGGCGGGGCTACGGCTCGACGACATCGACCTCTTCGAGGTCAACGAGGCCTTCGCCGCCGTCGTCCTGGCCTGGCGGCAGGAGACCGGGGCCGACCTCGCCAAGGTCAACGTGCACGGCGGCGCGATAGCGCTCGGGCACCCGCTCGGCGCGAGCGGCACCCGTCTGACGACGACGCTCGTCCACGCGATGCGCGAACGCGGCGCCCGCTACGCCCTGCAGACGATGTGCGAGGCGGGCGGCCTCGCCAACGCGATGGTGCTGGAATCCGTGTGA
- a CDS encoding DUF4442 domain-containing protein: MSIGEMLAATVPMARTLNLEFLEAGPEKAVVALPDQSEFHNHVGGPHAGAMFTLGESASGAIVLAAFGDQLSRAVPLAVGAEIAYRKLAMGAVTATATLGRPAAEVVAQLDAGERPEFPVAIEIRRADGAVTGEMTVIWTLRPHG; encoded by the coding sequence ATGTCCATCGGCGAGATGCTCGCCGCCACGGTGCCCATGGCCCGGACCCTGAACCTCGAGTTCCTGGAGGCCGGTCCTGAGAAGGCCGTGGTCGCCCTGCCGGACCAGAGCGAGTTCCACAACCACGTGGGCGGGCCGCACGCCGGGGCGATGTTCACGCTCGGCGAGTCCGCCAGCGGCGCGATCGTCCTCGCCGCGTTCGGTGACCAGCTCTCCCGGGCCGTGCCGCTCGCCGTCGGCGCCGAGATCGCCTACCGGAAGCTGGCCATGGGCGCGGTCACCGCCACCGCCACCCTGGGCCGCCCGGCCGCCGAGGTCGTCGCGCAGTTGGACGCGGGGGAGCGCCCCGAGTTCCCGGTCGCGATCGAGATCCGCCGCGCGGACGGGGCCGTCACCGGGGAGATGACCGTGATCTGGACCCTGCGTCCCCACGGCTGA
- the tuf gene encoding elongation factor Tu produces MPKTAYVRTKPHLNIGTMGHVDHGKTTLTAAITKVLADRGTDNTTEYVSFDRIDRAPEEAARGITINIAHVEYETDTRHYAHVDMPGHADYVKNMVTGAAQLDGAILVVSALDGIMPQTAEHVLLARQVGVDHIVVALNKADAGDEELIDLVELEVRDLLTEHGYGGDSAPVVRVSGLKALAGDPRWTASIDALLDAVDTYVPMPERYLDAPFLLSVENVLTITGRGTVVTGAVERGTLRLGDPVQVLGAGVETVVTGIETFGKPMEEAQAGDNVALLLRGVPRDAVRRGHVVTAPGSVSPSRRFTAQVYVLSAREGGRTTPVSTGYRPQFYIRTADVVGDVDLGEVAVARPGERVVMTVELGREMPLEPGLGFAIREGGRTVGAGTVTSVP; encoded by the coding sequence ATGCCCAAGACCGCTTACGTGCGGACCAAGCCGCACCTGAACATCGGCACCATGGGTCACGTGGACCACGGCAAGACCACCCTGACCGCCGCCATCACCAAGGTCCTCGCCGACCGCGGCACCGACAACACCACCGAGTACGTTTCGTTCGACCGCATCGACCGTGCCCCGGAGGAGGCCGCGCGCGGCATCACCATCAACATCGCGCACGTCGAGTACGAGACCGACACCCGGCACTACGCGCACGTCGACATGCCGGGCCACGCCGACTACGTCAAGAACATGGTCACCGGTGCCGCGCAGCTCGACGGGGCGATCCTCGTCGTCTCCGCGCTCGACGGGATCATGCCGCAGACGGCCGAACACGTCCTGCTCGCCCGGCAGGTGGGGGTCGACCACATCGTGGTCGCCCTCAACAAGGCCGACGCCGGTGACGAGGAGCTGATCGACCTCGTCGAGCTGGAGGTCCGCGACCTGCTCACCGAGCACGGCTACGGCGGCGACTCCGCGCCCGTCGTACGGGTGTCGGGGCTGAAGGCCCTGGCCGGCGACCCGCGTTGGACGGCGTCGATCGACGCGCTCCTCGACGCGGTGGACACCTACGTGCCGATGCCCGAACGGTATCTGGACGCGCCGTTCCTGCTGTCCGTCGAGAACGTGCTCACCATCACCGGGCGCGGCACCGTCGTCACCGGTGCGGTGGAGCGCGGGACGCTCCGCCTCGGAGACCCGGTTCAGGTGCTCGGCGCCGGAGTCGAAACCGTCGTGACGGGGATCGAGACCTTCGGCAAGCCGATGGAGGAGGCGCAGGCAGGGGACAACGTGGCGCTGCTGTTGCGCGGGGTGCCGCGGGACGCCGTTCGGCGGGGGCACGTGGTCACGGCGCCGGGAAGCGTGAGTCCGAGTCGTCGGTTCACGGCCCAGGTGTACGTGCTGTCGGCGCGCGAGGGGGGTCGTACCACGCCTGTCTCCACCGGCTATCGACCGCAGTTCTACATCCGTACGGCGGACGTCGTGGGGGATGTGGACCTGGGGGAGGTGGCGGTGGCGCGGCCGGGGGAGCGGGTTGTCATGACCGTCGAGCTGGGGCGGGAGATGCCTCTGGAGCCGGGACTGGGCTTCGCGATCCGTGAGGGCGGGCGGACCGTGGGGGCGGGGACCGTCACGTCCGTTCCGTGA
- a CDS encoding spermidine synthase translates to MPDVDRERAWLLTVDGAPQSYVDLDDPTYLEFEYARRLGHVLDTVAEVGRPLDVLHLGGGALTLPRYLAATRQGSRQDVVEYDRGLLELVAEHLPVPAGAGIALHAADARAWLEAAPDGSADALVADVFGGSRIPAHLTSLSYAQEAGRVLRDDGVYLANLADAAPFGFLRSQLANLAAVFEELVLIAEPAVLRGRRFGNAVIVAAHHPLDVTALARRTASDAFPARVEHGPGLRRFIGDARPVQDEDAVPSPVPPEGAFGIG, encoded by the coding sequence ATGCCCGACGTCGATCGGGAGCGGGCCTGGCTGCTGACCGTCGACGGGGCGCCGCAGTCGTACGTCGATCTGGACGATCCGACGTATCTGGAGTTCGAGTACGCGCGGCGCCTCGGGCACGTCCTGGACACCGTCGCCGAGGTGGGACGGCCGCTGGACGTGCTGCATCTCGGCGGCGGCGCCCTCACCCTGCCCCGGTACCTGGCCGCGACCCGGCAGGGCTCCCGGCAGGACGTCGTCGAGTACGACCGCGGGCTGCTGGAGCTGGTCGCCGAGCACCTTCCCGTGCCGGCCGGTGCGGGCATAGCGCTGCACGCCGCCGACGCGCGGGCCTGGCTGGAGGCGGCCCCGGACGGCTCCGCCGACGCGCTCGTCGCCGACGTCTTCGGCGGCTCGCGCATCCCCGCCCACCTGACGTCCCTCTCCTACGCCCAGGAGGCCGGACGGGTCCTGCGCGATGACGGCGTCTATCTGGCGAACCTCGCCGACGCGGCGCCCTTCGGCTTTCTGCGGTCCCAACTCGCCAACCTCGCAGCGGTGTTCGAGGAGCTCGTGCTCATCGCCGAACCGGCCGTCCTGCGCGGCCGGCGGTTCGGCAACGCGGTGATCGTCGCCGCCCACCACCCGCTCGACGTGACTGCCCTGGCCCGCCGCACCGCCTCCGACGCGTTCCCGGCCCGGGTGGAACACGGCCCAGGCCTGCGCCGCTTCATCGGCGACGCCCGCCCGGTACAGGACGAGGACGCCGTACCGTCGCCCGTGCCACCCGAGGGCGCGTTCGGCATCGGCTGA